A single Aspergillus puulaauensis MK2 DNA, chromosome 7, nearly complete sequence DNA region contains:
- a CDS encoding glycoside hydrolase family 95 protein (CAZy:GH95;~COG:S;~EggNog:ENOG410PK1W;~InterPro:IPR008928,IPR027414,IPR016518,IPR013780, IPR012341;~PFAM:PF14498;~SECRETED:SignalP(1-22);~go_function: GO:0004560 - alpha-L-fucosidase activity [Evidence IEA];~go_process: GO:0005975 - carbohydrate metabolic process [Evidence IEA]) codes for MKPHSLLTPLLPLLAITPPTLAATPLDASRYLWYTTPAPPTDWENGALPIGNGRLAGTIYGGIDHEVLTINENTIWSGPLQERTPENALAALPVAREMLVSGNISAAGDFILREMMHPVDSMRAYSYFGNLEVAVGHAGHTGQGDVSGYRRWLDTKRGDGGVEYVVDGVRYTREYIASYPAGVLAARFTASEKGALSLNATFSRAESVTSLQASASDTAPWIKLDGTSGQPADEDPIVFSGQASFVADGARFSASNGTLSITGATTIDLFFDAETNYRYPSQDGIDAEIRRKLDNALTKGFDKVKDEALKDSSTLLERASINLGNSSSEIRALPTDERIARARSGFDDPELATLTWSYGRHMLVASSRNTGEDIDLPANLQGIWNNETTAAWGGKYTININTEMNYWPAGQTNLIETQKPLFDLFKVAQPRGQALAEDMYNCSGMVIHHNLDIWGDPAPVDNYTSASMWPMGAAWLVTHLIDHYRFTGDKELLEETVYPYLVDVAKFYQCYTFEHEGYKVTGPSLSPENTFAIPDDWSIAGSSGAMDIAIPMDDQILWEVFNNLLEAASALGIKDDNDEAVSAAKSFIAQIHPPRIGSKGQIQEWRLDYESEALGHRHLSPLFGLHPGRQFSPLVNETLGAAAGVLLDDRLEHGSGSTGWSNAWFINQYARLYRGEDAWAQVEKWFSLYPTKNLWNTDNGATFQIDGNFGVTSGITEMFLQSHAGVVHLLPALSGESVPRGSVKGLKARGNFEVDIEWVDGKLESAVVKSVGGGVLKVRVQDEEQFYVNGDLYEEALETTGGEEYVITLTK; via the exons ATGAAGCCCCACAGTCTTCTaacccccctcctccccctcctagCCATAACACCCCCAACCCTCGCCGCCACCCCCCTCGACGCAAGCCGCTACCTGTGGTACACCACCCCCGCGCCCCCAACAGACTGGGAAAACGGCGCCCTCCCAATCGGCAACGGTCGTCTAGCAGGTACAATATACGGCGGAATCGACCATGAAGTCCTCACAATAAACGAGAACACGATCTGGTCCGGCCCGCTGCAGGAGCGCACGCCCGAGAATGCACTCGCCGCGCTGCCGGTGGCGCGCGAGATGCTGGTGAGTGGGAATATCAGTGCCGCTGGGGACTTTATCCTGCGAGAGATGATGCATCCGGTCGATAGTATGCGTGCGTATAGCTATTTTGGGAATTTGGAGGTTGCGGTTGGGCATGCTGGGCATACCGGCCAGGGGGATGTAAGTGGGTATAGGAGGTGGTTGGATACAAAGAGGGGGGACGGTGGGGTTGAGTATGTGGTTGATGGGGTGAGGTATAC GCGGGAGTATATAGCGAGTTATCCGGCTGGGGTTCTTGCTGCGCGGTTCACAGCGAGTGAAAAAGGTGCTCTGAGTCTCAATGCTACCTTTTCTCGCGCGGAATCTGTCACGTCTCTGCAGGCTTCTGCGTCGGATACTGCTCCGTGGATTAAATTGGATGGCACGAGTGGACAGCCAGCCGATGAAGATCCGATTGTGTTTAGTGGGCAGGCAAGCTTCGTGGCCGACGGGG CTCGCTTTTCTGCCAGTAATGGCACTCTGTCTATCACTGGAGCCACGACCATTgacctcttcttcgacgccgaaaccAACTACCGCTATCCCAGTCAGGATGGAATCGACGCGGAGATCAGACGCAAGCTCGACAACGCACTCACAAAGGGCTTCGATAAGGTCAAAGACGAGGCGCTGAAAGACTCATCTACTCTCCTTGAACGCGCCTCAATCAACCTCGGGAACTCGTCGAGCGAGATCCGAGCCCTACCCACCGACGAGCGCATCGCTCGTGCCCGCTCAGGGTTCGATGACCCCGAACTCGCAACCCTAACATGGAGCTACGGTCGACACATGCTCGTCGCCTCGTCCAGAAACACTGGCGAAGATATCGATCTCCCCGCAAACCTGCAGGGGATATGGAACAACGAAACCACCGCAGCATGGGGCGGGAAGTATaccatcaacatcaacacgGAGATGAACTACTGGCCCGCAGGTCAAACAAACCTCATCGAGACGCAAAAGCCGCTCTTTGACTTGTTCAAGGTCGCGCAGCCGCGAGGCCAGGCACTCGCCGAGGACATGTATAACTGCAGCGGCATGGTGATCCACCATAACCTCGATATATGGGGTGATCCAGCCCCCGTCGATAACTATACTTCGGCTAGCATGTGGCCGATGGGCGCGGCGTGGCTGGTGACGCATCTTATTGACCATTACCGGTTTACCGGCGATAAGGAGCTGCTCGAGGAGACCGTATACCCGTATCTTGTCGACGTGGCCAAATTCTACCAATGCTATACCTTCGAGCACGAGGGGTATAAAGTCACCGGTCCCTCGCTCTCACCGGAGAACACCTTCGCCATTCCAGACGACTGGAGCATCGCCGGCTCCTCGGGAGCAATGGACATTGCTATCCCCATGGACGATCAAATCCTTTGGGAagtcttcaacaacctcctcgagGCCGCCTCAGCACTCGGTATAAAGGACGACAACGACGAAGCCGTCTCGGCAGCAAAGTCCTTCATCGCCCAGATCCACCCACCCCGGATCGGCTCCAAAGGCCAGATCCAAGAATGGCGTCTGGACTACGAGTCCGAGGCCCTGGGGCACCGCCACCTCTCTCCGCTCTTCGGTCTACACCCAGGCCGCCAGTTCTCGCCGCTAGTTAATGAGACACTAGGTGCAGCCGCGGGAGTCCTTTTGGACGACCGTCTCGAGCACGGCTCCGGGAGCACGGGGTGGAGTAATGCGTGGTTCATCAACCAGTATGCGCGGCTGTACCGGGGCGAGGACGCCTGGGCGCAGGTTGAGAAGTGGTTTAGCCTGTACCCGACGAAGAACCTGTGGAATACGGATAATGGGGCCACTTTCCAGATTGATGGGAACTTTGGCGTTACGAGTGGCATTACCGAGATGTTTCTACAGAGTCATGCTGGGGTTGTGCATCTTTTGCCGGCGCTTTCTGGGGAGAGTGTTCCGAGGGGCAGTGTAAAGGGGTTGAAGGCGAGAGGGAACTTTGAGGTTGATATTGAGTGGGTGGATGGAAAGTTGGAGAGCGCGGTTGTGAAGTCGGTTGGTGGCGGGGTGTTGAAGGTGAGAGTGCAGGATGAGGAGCAGTTCTATGTCAACGGGGACTTGTATGAGGAGGCGTTGGAGACGACAGGTGGGGAGGAGTATGTCATCACATTGACGAAGTAG
- a CDS encoding tyrosinase family protein (COG:P;~EggNog:ENOG410PK3T;~InterPro:IPR008922,IPR002227;~PFAM:PF00264;~TransMembrane:1 (i37-56o);~go_function: GO:0016491 - oxidoreductase activity [Evidence IEA]) — MLLTGKASPKYSLLPDSDSPTATTNEKPLRSRLLRSSYAVIAVLLISAVVYVVLLTQRPSTCTQPRLRQEWRTLTQDEKQFYLAAAHCLTTVPSPSLPNATIHDQFSLLHSRVGNYSHNAASFLPWHRFFVHAYEGALHEYCGYDGIIPYWDWSLDYENLLKSPIWDTDNGFGPDGDKDTSSDMSRGINGHCVIDGPFAGLTPVYYEGAYKPHCLSRGFLDEKTVKRVGNLTMRPSVLQELVQSESSYFDFLLRMETMSHLTIPYVVQGDFRTVTAPNDPVFYLHHGQVDRLWWSWQQMSSERKIEYNGPARNDESVEADVDDELDFGDMLPGLTRATVGDVMDTESGVLCYQYDRSVFE, encoded by the exons ATGCTACTCACCGGAAAAGCAAGTCCCAAATACTCCCTGCTTCCAGACTCCGACTCCCCTACGGCAACTACCAACGAGAAACCCCTGCGTTCAAGACTGTTGAGGTCATCTTACGCTGTAATTGCCGTTTTACTCATATCTGCAGTGGTATATGTAGTACTACTTACTCAAAGACCGAGTACATGCACACAACCACGTCTACGACAAGAATGGCGAACTCTTACTCAAGATGAAAAACAGTTCTATCTAGCAGCTGCTCATTGCTTAACCACAgtcccatcgccatcgcttCCCAATGCCACAATCCATGATCAGTTCTCACTGCTTCATAGTCGGGTCGGGAATTACT CCCACAACGCCGCCTCGTTTCTTCCCTGGCATCGGTTCTTCGTTCACGCTTACGAGGGAGCACTGCATGAATACTGCGGGTACGATGGGATTATACC ATACTGGGACTGGAGCCTCGACTACGAGAACCTCCTCAAATCGCCTATATGGGATACCGATAATGGCTTCGGGCCAGATGGGGACAAGGACACATCAAGCGACATGAGCAGGGGCATAAACGGCCACTGTGTCATCGACGGTCCGTTCGCAGGACTTACACCTGTCTACTACGAAGGGGCGTACAAGCCTCACTGCCTCTCGCGTGGATTCCTCGATGAAAAGACAGTGAAGAGGGTAGGAAATCTAACGATGAGACCCAGTGTGCTGCAGGAACTTGTTCAGAGCGAGTCCTCATACTTTGACTTCCTGCTTCGCATGGAGACGATGTCGCATTTGACGATTCCGTATGTTGTCCAGGGGGATTTTAGGACTGTCACAGCGCCGAATG ATCCAGTTTTCTACCTTCATCACGGCCAAGTTGATCGTCTTTGGTGGAGTTGGCAGCAGATGTCGTCTGAAAGAAAGATTGAATATAATGGACCTGCTCGGAACGATGAGTCTGTTGAGGCAGAtgtggatgatgagctggatTTCGGTGATATGCTTCCGGGTTTGACTAGAGCTACTGTTGGCGATGTGATGGATACGGAGAGTGGTGTTTTATGTTATCAGTATGATAGAAGTGTTTTTGAGTAG
- a CDS encoding uncharacterized protein (COG:S;~EggNog:ENOG410PYW7;~InterPro:IPR021765;~TransMembrane:1 (o33-52i);~go_process: GO:0043386 - mycotoxin biosynthetic process [Evidence IEA]), with amino-acid sequence MEPTSKLLSAEEQESGGFSFKHQDKPAKNKRQILPWLGLILILIVTNILSYLGGSSRHWLQKSTAEPDKPAYYLNEDTTSKPFHWTTDYSSAENKSHTEELWDQIQPSHGFIAIDRTWAEHSKWPESMYLPSEKTKGKILRKTFWEAVDGEPYTHHAPGAHMNHCFDALRQYVICNADTTPLYTFGDFTAGDGQMHQCKDWSQVREYATKNTACYRDSVEHIPLGEHFGFCDDGGDGVIELG; translated from the exons ATGGAGCCCACTTCAAAACTGCTCTCTGCTGAGGAGCAAGAATCTGGAGGATTTTCATTCAAGCACCAGGATAAACCAGCCAAGAACAAACGACAAATATTACCATGGCTAGGACTGAtactcatcctcatcgtcacaAACATTCTATCCTATCTTGGTGGATCTTCACGACACTGGCTCCAGAAGTCAACGGCAGAGCCAGATAAACCAGCGTATT ATCTAAATGAAGATACAACCTCGAAACCCTTCCACTGGACAACAGACTACAGCTCAGCAGAGAACAAATCTCACACAGAAGAGCTCTGGGACCAGATCCAACCGTCTCACGGGTTTATAGCCATCGACAGAACCTGGGCAGAACACAGTAAATGGCCGGAGAGTATGTATCTCCCCTCTGAGAAGACCAAGGGG AAAATACTCCGCAAGACCTTCTGGGAAGCGGTCGATGGAGAGCCCTACACGCATCATGCCCCGGGGGCACATATGAATCACTGCTTTGATGCGTTGCGGCAG TATGTCATTTGCAACGCAGATACCACACCTTTATACACGTTTGGCGATTTCACAGCAGGCGATGGACAGATGCACCAGTGTAAAGACTGGTCCCAGGTACGGGAATACGCAACAAAGAATACAGCCTGCTACAGGGACAGTGTAGAGCATATCCCTCTGGGGGAGCATTTCGGATTCTGCGATGATGGGGGCGATGGGGTTATTGAGTTAGGTTGA
- a CDS encoding uncharacterized protein (COG:S;~EggNog:ENOG410PT13;~InterPro:IPR021765;~TransMembrane:1 (o23-46i);~go_process: GO:0043386 - mycotoxin biosynthetic process [Evidence IEA]): MKYTRLPTLPVFTEPDTPEGNRISTACKIVAAAAFLSVGFVLGVVFHKAVGGNNASAHCGDNKSINIFPNGTIPQVFLSSHATQRIRHYPEFEAPPPEEGPEPVWDALIPDGLGYIVHPGLSRDNISVVAVFHQLHCLYLIRRAYYTSNSDAQGEDFDTGIERHPHVGHCFDYLRQSLLCSADSSLEPTNERVNGNPKWGFDKQCRDYEDVRRWAEKWRAFDIEGSFVPFRLEHGVQD; the protein is encoded by the exons ATGAAATATACTAGACTGCCTACTCTTCCCGTCTTCACTGAGCCGGATACCCCTGAAGGAAATAGGATATCCACAGCTTGCAAGATTGTAGCTGCCGCTGCATTCCTCTCTGTTGGTTTTGTCCTAGGCGTGGTGTTTCACAAGGCCGTGGGTGGGAATAACGCATCAGCCCATTGTGGTGATAACAAATCAATAAACATTTTTCCAAATGGCACCATCCCTCAAG tctttctttcctctcaTGCCACGCAGCGCATACGCCATTACCCTGAATTCGAAGCCCCTCCACCCGAAGAAGGGCCTGAGCCTGTCTGGGACGCTCTGATTCCAG ACGGCCTAGGATATATCGTCCACCCCGGTCTTTCACGCGATAATATATCCGTGGTAGCCGTCTTCCACCAGTTGCATTGTTTG TACCTCATCCGTCGAGCATACTATACATCCAACTCCGACGCCCAAGGCGAAGACTTCGACACCGGCATCGAACGCCACCCACACGTTGGCCACTGCTTTGACTATCTTCGACAGAGCCTCCTCTGTTCCGCCGACTCAAGCCTCGAGCCTACAAACGAGCGGGTAAACGGGAATCCAAAGTGGGGGTTTGACAAGCAGTGTCGCGATTACGAGGATGTTAGACGTTGGGCTGAGAAATGGAGGGCGTTTGATATCGAGGGTTCTTTTGTCCCGTTTCGTTTGGAGCATGGTGTCCAGGATTAG